Within Leptospira noumeaensis, the genomic segment TTTATCGATTTTCCGATATAATTTTCTCTTCGAATGAAAAGGATAGAATATATTTTCTAGGGCAAGGGAAAGATAGTCCTGAAAAAATAATATCATTGTATGATTCTCTAAAACCTTGTATTCATGGAAGTGATGCCCATTCGTTAGATAAAGTTTGTTTACCAGACAAAAATAGATACACTTGGATAAAAGCTGACCCCTCCTTTGAAGGATTAAGACAAATTTGTTTCGAACCTGAAGGACGTGTTAAGATTCAAGAACTAAAACCGATTGACCCTCCCTTACGAATAAATTCTATCGAATTTGATTTTCCACAAGATAGTCTAATTGATGGAACCAAATTTTGTTACAGAGGGAAACATACAGTAACATTTAGTCCAAATTATACGTGCATTATTGGCGGACGCGGATCTGGAAAAAGTACATTAATTAACCTTATGCACAGAAAAATGAAAAAGAATGAAAATTCCTTCTTTAAGGAACACATATTAAGAGATAGTCAAAACAATCTTATTGATATCGAAAAATCTATTTTAACCGATACAAGTGCCGATGAAAAGTATATCGAATTTTTAAGTCAAAATGAAATAGAAGAATTTGCAAAAGATTATAAAAAATTAACCGAAGCAATTTTTAATAGAATAATAAAAAATGATGAGAATGATGAACTTTTAAATATTGAGACCACCCTAAACATAAACATTTCAAAATTGAATAGCGAAATTAAAAATCTATTTAGATTGTTACAGTTAAAAAAAGATTTAGAAATTACGAAAAAAGAATATGAATCAAACAGAAAAATTGTAGAATCACTTTCTTCAAAAGAATATCAGGACATATCAAATTCGATAATTTCTTCCGCAAATACTTATAACCAAAATCAACAATCAGCGAATATATTCGTAACACTTTTATCTGAAATTCAATCATTAGCTAATACCTACCGAGTCTTAGAAATAAATAATTATTTTGATAGTTTAACCGATAGTTTAGTAAAATCTTTACAGGAAATCACAGATAACATTGATCAAGTAGAACTTGACCAAGAATCAAAGAAAATAGGGATTTTGGAGAAAATTTTAGAATCAGAAAAAAGCAAATTAAACGAATATTTAAAAGACAAAGGATTAACTGACGAAAATCTTAAGGATATTTCCAATGCACAATTGAATGTTGGACGATTTGATTCATTGATTAAAAAACAAGAAGAGGAAATCGCAGATTTAGAATCAAAAAAGAATATTCTGGATCCGCAAGAACTAGTGAATTCTTCAGTAGAATATACGAGATTGTTAAACGAAAAAATTAAACCACTTAGCAACTTTTTAGAAAACCTAAAAACTACCCTCGTAAAGCCAATTTCGCTTAGTTTAGAATATGATTACGAAAGTTCAGAGGCTGGCCTATTCCTCGAATTCGAAGAATATTTTAAAAATGAAATTGAATCGAAAGGGGGAAACATGTCCCATATTCGAAACAACCTGAAAAAGGCTGACTTCCAAAACATTACTGACAGAAACAAACTAGTAAGTGAAATAACCCAAGGAAAACATATACTTAATAAAAATGAATCAATTCTAAGTGAAATTCTTACCATTGAGGAAAATTTTCTAGTATTTAAAACGCTTGTACATAAATATAATCATACACCAAATTCTTTTAAAAGAATCAATGTAATGTATGATAACAAAACATTGGAAAATTCATCCTTTGGGCAAAGATGTACAGCCGCACTAGTAATTTTATTATCTATTGGAAATAATCCAATTATTATTGATGAACCAGAAGCCCATTTAGATAGCCTCTTGATATCAAATTATTTAGTCGAAATAATCAAAAATACTAAAAAAAATCGGCAAATTATATTCTCTACACATAATGCAAACTTTGTAATTAACGGAGATTCAGATCTGATAAATATTCTTGAGGCTGACGAAGACAACAAGACAGTCATCAGTCCGACTACTATTGAACATAAAATTATGCGCGAAAAATTAGTTTCACTAGAAGGAGGCGAGTCGGCATTTTATGCAAGAGAAAAGAAATATGGAATTAAAAGTGTTTCTATGTGACGTCGCATAACAGCGGCTTATCGCTTCGCTGCGGGATTCACTACGTTCACCCTTGCTCGGTCTTCGACACATTGTCCTTCGTCACGCTTCTTGCAGTCGCAAGAAATCGTGCCGACGCTAACGCCTGAAGGCTCAGCTACGGACAACGTCGATAAGCCTAGTTCGTTATGCGAAATCAGAGAAACAATTAAAAACTGTTCAAAATTCCATTTTTAAAACA encodes:
- a CDS encoding TrlF family AAA-like ATPase, giving the protein MKNFGSIWRKWDLHLHSPSTALNNQFTGKSEDEKWQLYLEKLESLSDISVLGITDYFSVKGYKKLLEFKKQGRIPKIDLILPNIELRIIPVTEISKSINLHLIISPDIVDQLDSLLFANLQFTYAGNSYLCTDSELIRFGKQFMNNPQLEDHIAYNTGIEQFKTDIYKLKEIISKNERLENNILIGLANKSTDGNSGIRESSMKATREEIYRFSDIIFSSNEKDRIYFLGQGKDSPEKIISLYDSLKPCIHGSDAHSLDKVCLPDKNRYTWIKADPSFEGLRQICFEPEGRVKIQELKPIDPPLRINSIEFDFPQDSLIDGTKFCYRGKHTVTFSPNYTCIIGGRGSGKSTLINLMHRKMKKNENSFFKEHILRDSQNNLIDIEKSILTDTSADEKYIEFLSQNEIEEFAKDYKKLTEAIFNRIIKNDENDELLNIETTLNINISKLNSEIKNLFRLLQLKKDLEITKKEYESNRKIVESLSSKEYQDISNSIISSANTYNQNQQSANIFVTLLSEIQSLANTYRVLEINNYFDSLTDSLVKSLQEITDNIDQVELDQESKKIGILEKILESEKSKLNEYLKDKGLTDENLKDISNAQLNVGRFDSLIKKQEEEIADLESKKNILDPQELVNSSVEYTRLLNEKIKPLSNFLENLKTTLVKPISLSLEYDYESSEAGLFLEFEEYFKNEIESKGGNMSHIRNNLKKADFQNITDRNKLVSEITQGKHILNKNESILSEILTIEENFLVFKTLVHKYNHTPNSFKRINVMYDNKTLENSSFGQRCTAALVILLSIGNNPIIIDEPEAHLDSLLISNYLVEIIKNTKKNRQIIFSTHNANFVINGDSDLINILEADEDNKTVISPTTIEHKIMREKLVSLEGGESAFYAREKKYGIKSVSM